The stretch of DNA GCGGTCGGGATGACGGAGGAAGAGATCTACCAGATGTACCGGCTCCTGGCCCTTGCGAAATACGAAGAGCGGTACGTGATCCCCACCGCCTACGCCACCGACGGGCACCGTCTCGAGGAGACGGCGACGGAATGCGCACTCGACTTCGAGGGCGGCCCCGGCATGCACGAGTCCGGTCCCTTCGGTGAGGCCAGCGGCGGCCCGGTCCCCGTCGCGGTCGAGACGTTCCACGCGCTGCGCGAGCGGCAGACCACCGGCGAGATGTCTGCGGGCGCACGCCATCCGTCCCGCGTGAACCTGCTGAACTGGGACGGCAAAGGCGCCCCCGCCGGCATGTTCCCCGAACGGAGCGATCGGTCGTGACCGGACTGTTCCGCCGTCGGCGCGGGGCCACCCGCGATCGCCTGGTGTGGCACGCGGCGGCACTGCTGCTTTCGTATCCGGACGACGGCCTGCAGGAGCGGCTCCGCGTCGTCGCCGACATCCTCGGGCACCTGACGCCCGATTCCGGGAGGCTCCTCGCGCAGGCACACCGCTACCTGTACGAGACGGACCCGTACGTCGCCGCGGCGCAGTACGTCGAGACGTTCGACCTCCGCCGCCGCACGACGCCGTATCTGACGTACTGGACGGCGGGCGACACCCGCAACCGCGGCCGCGAGATCCTGGCCTTCGCCGACACCTACCGCCGCGCCGGGGTCGAACCGCCGAAAGACGAGTCGGCCGACCACCTGATCGTGGTGCTCGAGTTCGCCGCGCTCGTCGACGCCGCCGCGGGTGCGGCACTCCTGTCGGTGCACCGCGTTCCGCTCGACCTGCTGCAGGCGGCGCTCGGCGACACGGGTTCGCCGTACGCCGCCGTCGTCGCAGCGGTGTGCGGCACCCTGCCGCCCGCCTCCGACCGGGACGTGGCACGGGCGCGGCAACTCGCCGCGGCCGGGCCGCCCGCCGAGGCGGTCGGGCTG from Rhodococcus opacus B4 encodes:
- the narJ gene encoding nitrate reductase molybdenum cofactor assembly chaperone, which translates into the protein MTGLFRRRRGATRDRLVWHAAALLLSYPDDGLQERLRVVADILGHLTPDSGRLLAQAHRYLYETDPYVAAAQYVETFDLRRRTTPYLTYWTAGDTRNRGREILAFADTYRRAGVEPPKDESADHLIVVLEFAALVDAAAGAALLSVHRVPLDLLQAALGDTGSPYAAVVAAVCGTLPPASDRDVARARQLAAAGPPAEAVGLGPFTLTVPPRREGAT